One stretch of Pandoraea oxalativorans DNA includes these proteins:
- a CDS encoding formate dehydrogenase beta subunit, which produces MSQSTTSAKTAVRLYLPRDSAALALGADEVADAIATEAAKRGIEIELIRNGTRGMLWLEPLLEVVTPAGRVAYGPVDVDDVASLFDANVTAGGDHPLALGLTEEIPYFKKQERLTFARVGITDPVSVDDYVAHDGYRGLRNALALDAATIVAQVTESGLRGRGGAAFPTGIKWKTVLNTPAAQKYIVCNADEGDSGTFADRMLMEGDPLVLVEGMTIAGIAVGATRGYIYVRSEYPHSIDVLNEAIVNANKAGYLGENILGSGHAFHLEVRKAAGAYVCGEETALLESLEGKRGVVRAKPPLPAIEGLFGLPTVINNVISLASVPIIMDRGAEFYKNFGMGRSRGTLPIQLAGNIKYGGLIEKAFGVTLREILYDYGGGAMTGRPLRAVQVGGPLGSYLPESQWDTPLDYEAFAAHWAVLGHGGIVAHDDTVDLARLARYAMEFCTIESCGKCTPCRIGSTRGVEVMDKIIDGRDRPKQIKLLRDLCDTMLNGSLCAMGGMTPYPVLSALNHFPEDFGAAESSNLPTKAA; this is translated from the coding sequence ATGAGCCAGTCCACTACTTCCGCCAAGACGGCTGTGCGCCTCTACCTGCCGCGTGACTCCGCCGCACTCGCGCTCGGTGCCGACGAAGTCGCCGACGCGATCGCCACTGAGGCTGCCAAACGCGGCATCGAGATCGAGCTGATCCGCAACGGCACGCGCGGCATGCTCTGGCTCGAACCGTTGCTCGAAGTCGTGACCCCGGCGGGTCGCGTCGCCTATGGGCCCGTCGACGTCGACGACGTCGCCTCCCTGTTCGATGCGAACGTCACCGCAGGCGGCGATCATCCGCTCGCGCTCGGTCTGACCGAAGAGATTCCGTATTTCAAGAAGCAGGAACGTCTGACGTTCGCACGCGTGGGCATCACCGATCCCGTTTCGGTCGACGACTACGTCGCGCACGACGGCTATCGCGGCCTGCGCAACGCCCTCGCACTGGACGCCGCGACCATCGTCGCGCAAGTGACCGAATCGGGCTTGCGTGGCCGAGGCGGCGCAGCCTTCCCGACCGGCATCAAGTGGAAGACGGTGCTGAACACGCCCGCCGCGCAGAAATACATCGTCTGCAACGCCGACGAAGGCGACTCGGGCACGTTCGCCGACCGCATGCTGATGGAGGGCGACCCGCTCGTGCTCGTCGAAGGTATGACGATCGCTGGCATCGCCGTGGGTGCCACGCGCGGCTATATCTACGTGCGCAGCGAATACCCCCACTCAATCGACGTGCTCAACGAAGCCATCGTCAACGCGAACAAGGCGGGCTACCTCGGCGAGAACATTCTCGGCTCGGGCCACGCATTCCACCTCGAAGTGCGTAAGGCCGCCGGGGCTTACGTCTGCGGCGAAGAAACGGCGCTGCTCGAAAGCCTCGAAGGCAAGCGTGGCGTGGTGCGGGCGAAACCGCCGCTGCCTGCAATCGAAGGTCTCTTCGGCCTGCCGACGGTCATCAACAACGTGATTTCGCTCGCTTCCGTGCCGATCATCATGGACCGAGGCGCGGAGTTCTATAAGAACTTCGGCATGGGACGCTCGCGCGGCACCCTGCCGATCCAGCTCGCGGGCAACATCAAATACGGCGGCCTCATCGAGAAGGCCTTCGGCGTGACGCTGCGCGAGATCCTTTACGACTACGGCGGCGGCGCAATGACCGGTCGCCCGCTGCGTGCGGTACAGGTCGGCGGCCCGCTCGGCTCGTACCTGCCGGAATCGCAGTGGGACACCCCGCTCGACTACGAAGCGTTCGCCGCGCACTGGGCCGTGCTGGGTCACGGCGGCATCGTGGCGCACGACGACACCGTCGATCTCGCCAGGCTCGCCCGTTACGCGATGGAGTTCTGCACCATCGAATCGTGCGGCAAGTGCACGCCGTGCCGCATCGGTTCGACGCGCGGCGTCGAAGTGATGGACAAGATCATCGACGGGCGCGACCGTCCCAAGCAGATCAAACTGCTGCGCGACCTGTGCGACACGATGCTCAACGGCTCGCTGTGCGCCATGGGCGGCATGACGCCCTACCCCGTGCTGTCTGCGCTGAATCATTTCCCAGAAGACTTCGGCGCGGCCGAATCGTCGAACTTGCCGACCAAGGCCGCCTAG
- a CDS encoding formate dehydrogenase subunit gamma has translation MREAYSIATVQAILDHHAAQEGPLLPILHDVQEAFGYVPPDAVSVIANALNLSRAEVHGVITFYHHFRTTPPPRHVIQICRAEACQSMGADALVAHAERALGCAMHSHSGDVALEPVFCLGQCATSPAITIDDKLHARVTPEKFDRLVARAKEAV, from the coding sequence ATGCGCGAGGCTTATTCCATCGCGACGGTGCAAGCGATTCTGGACCATCATGCTGCTCAGGAAGGCCCCCTTCTGCCGATCCTCCATGATGTTCAGGAAGCTTTCGGCTACGTTCCCCCGGATGCCGTGTCCGTCATTGCCAACGCCCTCAACCTGTCACGCGCCGAAGTGCATGGCGTGATCACGTTCTATCACCATTTCCGCACCACCCCGCCGCCGCGACACGTCATTCAGATCTGTCGCGCGGAAGCCTGTCAGAGCATGGGTGCCGACGCGCTCGTGGCACACGCCGAACGCGCGCTGGGTTGCGCGATGCACAGCCACAGCGGCGACGTCGCGCTCGAACCGGTGTTCTGTCTGGGTCAGTGCGCGACGTCCCCCGCGATCACGATCGACGACAAGTTGCACGCGCGCGTCACGCCCGAGAAATTCGACCGTCTGGTCGCCCGCGCCAAGGAAGCCGTATGA